In Edaphobacter paludis, a single window of DNA contains:
- the ilvN gene encoding acetolactate synthase small subunit, translating into MLHTFVALVEDKPGVLTRVASLFRRLNINIVSLTVGESERTDTSRMTIVCEAPEHAADRIRASLYKLEITVDVDEVGRSEAVIRELCLIKVSAGPREPNGLSSRSQIFELATVFRARVVDLAPESIMLEMTGSSSKIEGLLQVLRESGYTILEVSRTGRMAMRRGHHTSRVLKALGTPNGNGEADIPLVPTSDIIPNEFDEH; encoded by the coding sequence ATGCTCCACACCTTTGTAGCCCTCGTTGAAGATAAACCCGGCGTGCTGACCCGCGTCGCCTCGCTGTTTCGCCGCCTCAACATCAACATTGTCTCGTTGACGGTCGGAGAGTCGGAGCGCACCGACACCTCGCGCATGACCATCGTCTGCGAGGCGCCGGAGCACGCCGCCGACCGAATTCGTGCCAGCCTCTACAAGCTGGAGATCACCGTCGATGTCGACGAGGTGGGCCGTAGCGAGGCCGTTATTCGCGAGCTTTGCCTCATCAAGGTCTCCGCAGGCCCACGCGAGCCCAATGGACTCTCGTCCCGTTCACAGATCTTCGAGTTGGCCACGGTCTTCCGCGCCCGCGTCGTCGACCTCGCTCCAGAGTCCATCATGCTGGAGATGACCGGCAGTTCGTCGAAGATCGAAGGCTTGCTTCAGGTATTACGCGAGAGCGGCTACACCATCCTCGAGGTCTCGCGCACCGGCCGCATGGCTATGCGGCGCGGCCACCACACCAGCCGCGTGCTCAAGGCGCTGGGCACGCCGAACGGCAATGGCGAAGCCGATATTCCCCTTGTGCCGACGAGCGATATCATCCCCAACGAATTTGACGAGCACTAA
- the ilvB gene encoding biosynthetic-type acetolactate synthase large subunit: MADKNQHPQLTGAEIVWATLAGEGVDKVFGYPGGAILPVYDALRKFPSIHHVLVRHEQGASHMADGYARASGKTGVCIATSGPGATNLVTGIATAMLDSIPMVAITGQVSSKVLGSDAFQEVDITAITMPITKHNWLVTRAEDIAPTIRAAFQIAQSGRPGPVLVDITKDAQQATATFDFEAAAPAPHRPHPMLRAESSSIKQAIELIQSAKRPVILAGHGITQSGAEAEVLAFAERQQIPVASTLLGLGSFPTHHPLSLGMMGMHGESWVNNAIQQADLLLAFGMRFDDRVTGNLASYAPNAKKIHIEIDPSEINKNVKVDVALIGDLRQTLGLLLPLMPKKSDASWIKAVNAMKGDASVRDIINLPDNGHLYAAHVINDIWREAQAAGRTDQTIIVTDVGQHQMWEAQYYKHDSPRTLVTSGGLGTMGFALPAAIGAKVACPEKDVWVIAGDGGFQMTASELSTIAQEGLAINIAVINNGFLGMVRQWQEAFYEKNYAASPILSPDFVALAAAHGIAGATVSQRKDVIPTVTKARTGGKAFLINFQVEKEDGVYPMIAPGAALHEMVRRPTKDPLLETAEDE, encoded by the coding sequence ATGGCAGACAAAAATCAGCACCCGCAACTTACCGGAGCCGAGATCGTTTGGGCCACGCTGGCTGGCGAAGGCGTAGATAAAGTCTTCGGCTATCCCGGCGGAGCGATTCTTCCCGTCTACGATGCCCTGCGTAAGTTTCCCAGCATTCACCATGTGCTCGTGCGCCATGAGCAGGGAGCGTCGCACATGGCCGACGGCTACGCCCGCGCCTCGGGCAAGACCGGCGTCTGCATCGCCACCAGCGGGCCCGGTGCGACCAATCTCGTCACCGGCATCGCCACGGCCATGCTAGACAGCATTCCCATGGTGGCCATCACGGGACAAGTCTCCTCGAAGGTGCTTGGCTCCGACGCGTTTCAGGAAGTGGACATCACCGCCATCACCATGCCCATCACGAAGCACAACTGGCTGGTGACGCGCGCCGAAGATATCGCGCCCACGATCCGCGCCGCGTTCCAGATCGCGCAGTCGGGCCGCCCCGGTCCGGTACTGGTCGATATCACCAAGGACGCGCAGCAGGCCACGGCCACCTTCGACTTCGAAGCTGCCGCGCCAGCACCGCATCGTCCTCATCCGATGCTCCGCGCCGAAAGCTCGTCGATCAAGCAGGCCATCGAACTGATTCAATCGGCCAAGCGTCCAGTCATTCTCGCAGGTCACGGAATCACGCAGTCGGGAGCCGAGGCCGAGGTGCTCGCCTTTGCCGAGCGCCAGCAGATTCCGGTGGCCAGCACGCTGCTTGGCCTTGGATCGTTTCCGACGCACCACCCCCTGTCGCTGGGCATGATGGGCATGCACGGCGAGTCGTGGGTGAACAACGCGATTCAGCAGGCCGACCTGCTGCTCGCCTTCGGCATGCGCTTCGACGACCGTGTTACCGGCAACCTCGCCAGCTACGCCCCCAACGCGAAGAAGATCCATATCGAGATCGACCCCAGCGAGATTAACAAGAACGTCAAGGTAGACGTGGCGCTGATCGGCGATCTTCGCCAGACGCTTGGGCTGTTGCTGCCGCTGATGCCGAAGAAGTCCGATGCAAGCTGGATCAAGGCCGTCAACGCCATGAAGGGCGACGCTTCTGTGCGCGACATCATCAACCTGCCCGACAATGGCCATTTGTACGCCGCGCATGTCATCAACGATATCTGGCGCGAGGCGCAGGCCGCTGGTCGCACCGACCAGACCATCATCGTGACCGACGTAGGTCAGCACCAGATGTGGGAGGCGCAGTATTACAAGCACGATTCTCCGCGCACGCTGGTCACCAGCGGCGGCCTGGGCACGATGGGATTTGCGTTGCCCGCAGCAATCGGCGCCAAGGTAGCCTGCCCTGAGAAAGACGTCTGGGTAATCGCTGGTGATGGCGGCTTCCAGATGACGGCCTCTGAACTTTCGACCATCGCGCAGGAGGGGTTGGCCATCAACATTGCGGTGATCAACAATGGCTTCCTCGGCATGGTGCGGCAGTGGCAGGAGGCCTTCTACGAGAAGAACTACGCCGCCAGCCCCATCCTATCGCCCGACTTCGTTGCGCTGGCCGCAGCACATGGGATTGCAGGTGCAACGGTGAGCCAGCGCAAGGATGTAATCCCCACAGTTACAAAAGCTCGAACCGGCGGTAAGGCATTTTTGATTAATTTTCAGGTCGAGAAAGAGGATGGGGTTTATCCGATGATCGCGCCGGGCGCTGCTCTGCATGAGATGGTTCGCAGGCCGACAAAGGATCCACTGCTTGAGACTGCGGAGGATGAGTAG
- the ilvD gene encoding dihydroxy-acid dehydratase: MSNELDPAKKNSIALTEGPSRAAARSYLRGVGFSKEDLHKPIIGIANTWTEIGPCNFHLRKIAEAVKQGIREAGGTPMEFNTITISDGITMGTEGMKASLISREVIADSIELVARGNSFDGLVCIAGCDKNMPAAIMALARLDIPGLMLYGGSIAPGHLKQPDGTSKDITILNVFEGMGSHAAGKITDDELEALEAAACPGAGACGGQFTANTMAMAGEFLGISPIEITGVPALSPEKHEASREAGRLVMDLARKGITPRQIMSRKSIENAIAAVCASGGSTNAVLHLIAIAHELNIPLSMEDFDKISEHTPFICDLSPGGKYNAKDYQEAGGSRLLAKRLMERGQLHNTITVTGKTLHEEAKAAHETPGQVVIHNWDKPLKPTGGLVILKGNLAPEGCVIKVAGHERLFHQGPARVFDSEDDCFAAVESGKINPSDVLVIRYEGPRGGPGMREMLAVTAAVKGIPELSETVALLTDGRFSGATRGLMAGHVAPEAQLGGPIAAVHEGDTITFDIPNRELRLEVPAEEIAARLKAVKAPVPHFNSGVFAKYANTVSSASKGAVTT; encoded by the coding sequence TTGAGCAACGAACTCGATCCCGCAAAGAAAAATTCCATCGCCCTGACCGAAGGCCCGTCCCGCGCCGCCGCGCGCTCCTACCTGCGAGGCGTAGGCTTCAGCAAGGAAGACCTGCACAAGCCCATCATCGGCATCGCCAATACGTGGACCGAGATCGGCCCCTGCAACTTCCATCTTCGCAAGATCGCCGAGGCCGTCAAGCAGGGCATCCGCGAGGCCGGCGGCACGCCGATGGAGTTCAACACCATCACCATCTCCGACGGTATCACCATGGGCACCGAAGGCATGAAGGCCTCGCTCATCTCCCGCGAGGTCATCGCCGACTCGATCGAACTCGTCGCGCGCGGCAACAGCTTCGACGGCCTCGTCTGCATCGCAGGCTGCGACAAGAACATGCCCGCCGCCATCATGGCGCTCGCGCGGCTGGACATCCCCGGCCTCATGCTCTACGGCGGCTCCATCGCCCCCGGCCACCTCAAGCAACCCGACGGCACGAGCAAGGACATCACCATCCTCAACGTCTTTGAAGGCATGGGCAGCCACGCAGCCGGCAAGATCACCGACGACGAGCTAGAAGCCCTCGAAGCCGCGGCCTGTCCCGGCGCCGGGGCCTGCGGCGGCCAGTTCACCGCCAACACCATGGCAATGGCTGGCGAGTTCCTCGGCATCTCGCCCATCGAGATCACCGGCGTTCCCGCCCTGTCGCCGGAGAAGCACGAGGCATCGCGTGAAGCTGGCCGTCTGGTCATGGACCTTGCACGCAAGGGCATCACACCCCGCCAGATCATGAGCCGCAAGTCCATCGAGAACGCCATCGCCGCCGTCTGTGCGTCGGGCGGATCGACCAACGCTGTGCTGCACCTGATCGCCATCGCTCACGAGCTGAACATTCCTCTCTCGATGGAGGACTTCGACAAGATCAGCGAGCACACTCCGTTCATCTGCGATCTCTCGCCGGGCGGAAAATACAACGCGAAGGACTATCAGGAGGCAGGTGGATCGCGCCTGCTGGCCAAGCGGCTGATGGAGCGCGGACAGTTGCACAACACCATCACGGTCACCGGCAAGACGCTGCATGAAGAGGCCAAGGCTGCGCACGAGACGCCGGGCCAGGTTGTGATTCATAACTGGGACAAGCCGCTGAAGCCGACCGGAGGCCTGGTCATCCTCAAGGGCAATCTTGCTCCTGAAGGCTGCGTCATCAAGGTGGCTGGACACGAGCGGCTCTTTCATCAGGGTCCGGCGCGTGTCTTCGACTCCGAAGATGACTGCTTTGCCGCGGTTGAGTCGGGCAAGATCAATCCTTCCGATGTTCTCGTCATTCGCTACGAAGGGCCACGCGGAGGGCCGGGAATGCGCGAGATGCTGGCGGTTACGGCTGCGGTCAAAGGCATTCCCGAGCTTTCGGAGACGGTCGCACTGCTTACCGACGGACGCTTCAGCGGTGCTACACGCGGCCTGATGGCGGGACACGTTGCGCCTGAGGCTCAGCTCGGCGGACCGATTGCGGCAGTTCACGAAGGCGACACCATCACCTTCGATATTCCGAACCGCGAACTGCGGCTTGAAGTTCCAGCGGAGGAGATTGCTGCTCGTCTCAAAGCTGTCAAAGCTCCGGTGCCACACTTCAACAGCGGAGTCTTCGCCAAATATGCCAACACCGTAAGCAGCGCATCGAAAGGCGCTGTCACGACCTAG
- the leuD gene encoding 3-isopropylmalate dehydratase small subunit, translated as MEPINVLTSKAVPLPLPNIDTDQIIPKQFLKRIERTGYGEFLFFDWRYDSETPDVVKERPDFVLNKPEHKGAKILIAEKNFGCGSSREHAAWALNQYGFLAVIAPTFADIFFSNAGKNGIILVRLSEEDVQTLLDRCTKDPEHKLTINLEAQTVTDDKGFHAHFDIDPFRKYCLLNGLDDIGLTLRHESELDAFESKHNKDFWSAPKAATVS; from the coding sequence ATGGAACCCATCAACGTCCTCACCTCGAAGGCTGTCCCTCTGCCGCTGCCCAACATCGACACGGACCAGATCATCCCTAAGCAGTTCCTCAAGCGCATCGAGCGCACCGGCTACGGCGAGTTCCTCTTCTTCGACTGGCGCTATGACTCCGAAACGCCCGATGTTGTGAAGGAGCGGCCTGACTTCGTCCTCAACAAGCCCGAGCACAAGGGCGCAAAGATCCTCATCGCCGAAAAGAACTTCGGCTGCGGCAGCTCGCGCGAGCACGCTGCATGGGCGCTCAACCAGTACGGCTTCCTCGCCGTCATCGCGCCCACGTTTGCCGATATCTTCTTCTCGAACGCAGGCAAGAACGGCATCATCCTCGTCCGCCTCAGCGAAGAGGATGTACAGACGCTGCTCGACCGCTGTACCAAAGACCCTGAGCACAAGCTCACCATCAACCTCGAAGCCCAGACCGTCACTGACGATAAGGGCTTCCACGCGCACTTCGACATCGACCCGTTCCGCAAATACTGCCTGCTGAATGGACTCGACGACATCGGCCTCACCCTGCGCCACGAATCCGAACTGGACGCCTTCGAATCCAAACACAATAAAGACTTCTGGTCCGCACCCAAGGCCGCAACCGTTTCCTAA
- the leuC gene encoding 3-isopropylmalate dehydratase large subunit, translating to MSTAPKTLFEKVWQQHLVVEPEGEPTILYIDLHLVHEVTSPQAFDGLRMAGRKLRRPDRTIATVDHNVPTTSAYDRLHIVDQISATQVNALRKNCAEFGIEFFDVQDASQGIVHMIGPELGATKPGMTIVCGDSHTSTHGAFGALAFGIGTSEVEHVMATQTLPQDKPRTFRITVDGEVPFGVTAKDVILHIIGKIGTDGATGYAVEYAGSVIRALSMEGRMTICNMSIEAGARAGMIAPDETTFAYLKGRRFSPTGAAWDEAVAHWRTLPTDEGATFDRELHIDAASLAPAVTWGTSPGMTTTINASVPTLDEARTDADRKSFERAYEYMALKPGTPMEEIAIDTVFLGSCTNGRIEDLRAAAAIVKGHHVATKVRALVVPGSQAVKHQAEQEGLDAIFKTAGFEWREPGCSMCLGMNPDILQPGERCASTSNRNFEGRQGRGGRTHLVSPEMAAAAAITGHFTDIRKWKQSEGGSR from the coding sequence ATGAGCACAGCACCCAAAACATTATTCGAAAAAGTCTGGCAGCAGCATCTTGTCGTCGAGCCCGAGGGCGAGCCTACCATCCTCTACATCGACCTGCACCTCGTCCACGAGGTCACATCGCCGCAGGCGTTCGATGGGCTGCGCATGGCTGGCCGCAAGCTGCGCCGTCCTGACCGCACCATCGCGACGGTGGACCACAACGTTCCGACCACAAGCGCATATGACCGGCTTCACATCGTCGACCAGATCTCCGCCACGCAGGTCAACGCGCTGCGCAAAAATTGCGCCGAGTTCGGTATCGAGTTCTTCGACGTGCAGGACGCCTCGCAAGGTATCGTTCACATGATCGGGCCCGAGCTGGGAGCGACCAAGCCCGGCATGACCATCGTCTGCGGAGATTCCCATACCAGCACCCACGGAGCATTCGGCGCTTTGGCCTTCGGCATCGGCACCTCCGAGGTCGAGCATGTCATGGCTACGCAAACCCTGCCGCAGGACAAGCCCAGGACCTTCCGCATCACCGTAGACGGTGAGGTTCCCTTCGGCGTCACTGCCAAGGATGTCATCCTCCACATCATCGGCAAGATCGGTACCGACGGAGCCACAGGCTACGCCGTCGAGTACGCCGGTTCCGTCATCCGCGCCCTCTCCATGGAAGGCCGCATGACCATCTGCAATATGAGCATCGAGGCCGGCGCTCGCGCAGGCATGATCGCTCCCGACGAGACCACATTCGCTTACCTCAAAGGGCGCCGCTTCTCTCCTACTGGCGCTGCGTGGGACGAGGCCGTCGCCCATTGGCGCACGCTTCCCACCGATGAAGGCGCAACGTTCGACCGCGAGCTTCACATCGACGCAGCCTCACTGGCACCGGCAGTCACCTGGGGCACATCCCCCGGCATGACCACCACCATCAACGCCAGCGTTCCCACGCTCGACGAAGCCAGGACCGACGCCGACCGTAAGTCCTTCGAGCGAGCGTACGAGTACATGGCGCTCAAGCCCGGCACGCCGATGGAAGAGATCGCGATCGACACCGTCTTCCTCGGCTCCTGCACGAACGGCCGCATCGAAGACCTTCGCGCCGCCGCTGCTATCGTCAAGGGCCATCACGTTGCCACCAAGGTACGCGCCCTGGTCGTCCCCGGCTCACAGGCGGTCAAGCATCAGGCCGAGCAGGAAGGTCTCGACGCCATCTTCAAGACCGCAGGCTTTGAATGGCGTGAGCCCGGCTGCAGCATGTGCCTCGGCATGAACCCCGACATTCTGCAACCCGGCGAACGCTGCGCCTCGACCAGCAACCGCAACTTCGAAGGCCGCCAGGGTCGCGGTGGCCGCACCCATCTCGTAAGCCCCGAGATGGCCGCCGCAGCCGCCATCACCGGCCACTTCACCGACATCCGCAAGTGGAAGCAGAGCGAAGGAGGCTCCCGCTAA
- the leuB gene encoding 3-isopropylmalate dehydrogenase, producing MRLKIAVLAGDGIGPEVTREATNVLRAVAELGGHDFTFVDGLIGGIAITETGSPLPTATLDAALDSDAVLLGAVGDNKFNSLTPDKRPEAGLLQIRQALGGFANLRPSIAYKALSASSPLRPEVTENVDILFVRELLGGLYFGTPRSWNKETNEAVNTMRYTRDEVVRVARVAFELAGKRRKKVTSVDKANVLEVSQLWRATVTEVAKDYPDVTLEHQLVDSMAMHIMNIPRNFDVVLTENLFGDILSDEAGVITGSLGMLPSATIGGAVNLYEPVHGSAPDIAGTGKANPLGAILTAAMILRYSANLEQDARAIEQAVHRVLDAGYRTADIARGHMSGQQTVTTQEMGKRVHQALAESIDRRQSMHGV from the coding sequence ATGCGTCTCAAAATTGCAGTTCTCGCCGGCGATGGCATCGGCCCCGAAGTTACCCGTGAAGCGACGAACGTTCTGCGAGCAGTAGCCGAACTTGGCGGCCACGACTTCACCTTCGTCGACGGTCTCATCGGCGGAATCGCAATCACAGAGACCGGCTCCCCGCTTCCCACAGCCACGCTCGATGCTGCCCTGGACTCCGACGCTGTGCTGCTGGGCGCGGTAGGCGACAATAAGTTCAATTCGCTGACTCCCGACAAGCGCCCTGAGGCTGGTCTGCTGCAGATTCGCCAGGCCCTTGGCGGCTTCGCTAACCTGCGCCCTTCCATCGCCTACAAGGCACTCAGCGCCAGCTCTCCGCTGCGCCCCGAGGTCACAGAGAACGTAGACATCCTCTTCGTCCGCGAGTTGCTCGGCGGTCTCTACTTCGGCACGCCGCGCTCCTGGAATAAAGAAACCAACGAAGCTGTCAACACCATGCGCTACACTCGCGACGAAGTTGTCCGGGTAGCTCGCGTTGCCTTCGAGCTTGCAGGCAAACGCCGCAAGAAAGTTACCTCCGTCGATAAGGCGAACGTCCTCGAAGTCTCCCAACTCTGGCGCGCCACCGTTACTGAAGTGGCCAAGGACTACCCCGACGTGACCCTCGAGCATCAGCTGGTCGATTCGATGGCGATGCACATCATGAACATCCCGCGTAACTTCGATGTTGTGCTCACCGAAAACCTCTTCGGCGACATCCTCTCCGACGAGGCTGGAGTCATTACAGGCTCGCTCGGCATGTTGCCCTCGGCCACGATCGGCGGCGCCGTTAATCTGTACGAGCCAGTCCACGGCAGCGCTCCTGATATCGCGGGAACCGGCAAGGCAAACCCGCTTGGCGCGATTCTTACGGCCGCAATGATTCTGCGCTACTCGGCAAACCTCGAGCAGGACGCCCGAGCCATAGAGCAGGCCGTCCACAGGGTGCTCGACGCCGGCTACCGCACCGCAGACATCGCCCGTGGCCACATGTCCGGCCAGCAAACCGTCACCACTCAGGAGATGGGCAAACGGGTCCATCAGGCACTGGCTGAATCCATCGACCGCCGCCAGTCCATGCACGGTGTATAG
- a CDS encoding 2-isopropylmalate synthase: MVDPNKIVFFDTTLRDGEQSPGCTMHHDEKLRMAHQLVALGVDILEAGFAIASDGDFKAVQAIAREVKGTRIASLARCKREDIEAAGRAIEPAPSNRIHLFLASSDLHLEYKLRITREQALEQAAEAVRLALTFTDDVEFSTEDGTRTDPEFLLKMITVAVQAGATTINIPDTVGYTTPEEYANIFRTVKAQVPGIEKVVLSTHCHDDLGMAVANSLAGIEGGARQVECTINGIGERAGNAALEEIAAAIMVRHDRFPYSHNINMTQLYPTSQMLAEVISFGCSPNKAVVGANAFAHESGIHQHGMLANPLTYEIMTPASVGVANTNLVLGKHSGRRALVERFEKLGHPLTREQLDEVYHRFTELADRKKSIYDQDLLGLLQPEKSAVATH; the protein is encoded by the coding sequence ATGGTTGACCCAAACAAGATCGTCTTCTTCGACACCACCCTCCGCGACGGCGAACAATCGCCCGGCTGCACCATGCATCACGATGAAAAGCTGCGCATGGCGCATCAGTTGGTGGCCCTCGGCGTCGACATCCTCGAAGCCGGCTTCGCCATTGCCTCCGACGGAGACTTCAAGGCCGTCCAGGCCATCGCCCGCGAGGTCAAAGGCACCCGCATCGCCTCTCTCGCTCGCTGTAAGCGCGAAGACATCGAAGCGGCAGGCCGCGCCATCGAGCCCGCTCCCAGCAACCGCATCCACCTCTTCCTCGCCTCCTCCGACCTCCATCTCGAATACAAGCTGCGCATCACCCGCGAGCAGGCGCTTGAACAAGCCGCCGAAGCCGTTCGCCTCGCCCTTACCTTCACCGACGATGTCGAGTTCTCCACTGAAGACGGGACCCGGACCGACCCTGAGTTTCTGCTCAAGATGATCACCGTCGCAGTCCAGGCTGGCGCCACCACCATCAATATTCCAGACACCGTCGGCTACACCACGCCCGAGGAATATGCCAACATCTTCCGCACGGTCAAAGCCCAGGTTCCCGGCATCGAAAAGGTAGTTCTCTCTACTCACTGTCACGACGACCTCGGCATGGCCGTGGCAAATTCACTCGCTGGAATCGAGGGCGGAGCGCGGCAGGTCGAGTGCACAATCAACGGCATCGGCGAGCGCGCCGGAAACGCCGCTCTCGAGGAGATCGCAGCCGCGATTATGGTGCGCCACGACCGCTTCCCCTATAGCCATAACATCAACATGACCCAGCTCTACCCGACCAGCCAGATGCTCGCTGAGGTCATCAGCTTTGGCTGCTCTCCAAACAAGGCCGTTGTGGGAGCCAATGCCTTCGCGCACGAGTCCGGCATACACCAGCACGGCATGCTGGCCAATCCGCTGACCTACGAGATCATGACGCCAGCTTCAGTTGGTGTTGCCAACACCAACCTTGTCCTGGGCAAACACAGCGGCCGCCGCGCCCTTGTAGAACGCTTTGAGAAGCTGGGGCATCCGCTCACTCGCGAACAACTCGACGAGGTCTATCACCGCTTTACGGAGCTGGCTGACCGCAAAAAATCTATCTACGACCAGGACCTCTTGGGTCTGCTGCAACCGGAAAAATCCGCAGTTGCTACGCACTAA
- a CDS encoding LysR family transcriptional regulator, whose amino-acid sequence MDLVQMETFLAVAEERSFSRAAARLHRTQPAVSQAIAKLEGELGEVLFERSSRDGTLTDAGELLREYAAKLLNLRSEAAVALTELRSLHRGRLNLAANEYTCLYLLPLLDEFRRQNPRIKLAVQRSLASRISDEVLMHSVEIGVLSFRPDEAQVKSMVVYRDELVFVVNPRHPLAKEETVSIRQLGAQNFIAHNISSPQRLKVIQAFKRHKTVLHMGVELPSLEAIKRFVEMGNGVALVPGLTVRTELQSGALVRVQIPELQIERKLRLVYRKQASLSHVALAFLKVVEAYAAAHGDPYCFQPERGI is encoded by the coding sequence ATGGATCTGGTACAGATGGAGACGTTTCTGGCAGTGGCAGAGGAGCGCAGCTTTTCACGGGCGGCGGCACGTCTTCATCGTACTCAGCCTGCGGTGAGCCAGGCAATCGCCAAGCTGGAAGGGGAGCTTGGAGAGGTGCTGTTCGAGCGTTCCTCGCGCGATGGAACGCTGACCGACGCGGGAGAGTTATTGCGGGAGTATGCCGCTAAGCTGTTGAATCTACGGAGTGAGGCGGCAGTGGCCCTGACGGAGCTGCGGTCGCTGCATCGGGGGCGGTTGAATCTTGCGGCGAATGAGTACACCTGCCTCTATCTGTTGCCGCTGCTGGATGAGTTTCGGCGGCAGAATCCACGCATCAAACTGGCGGTGCAGCGGTCACTGGCAAGCCGGATTTCGGATGAGGTGTTGATGCATTCGGTGGAGATTGGTGTGCTCTCGTTCCGGCCAGACGAGGCACAGGTGAAGTCGATGGTGGTTTACCGCGATGAGCTGGTATTTGTGGTGAATCCGCGGCACCCGCTGGCGAAGGAGGAGACGGTTTCGATCCGTCAGCTCGGAGCGCAGAACTTTATCGCGCACAATATTTCGTCGCCGCAGCGGCTGAAGGTGATTCAGGCGTTCAAACGGCATAAGACCGTTCTGCATATGGGCGTGGAACTGCCATCGCTCGAGGCGATCAAGCGGTTTGTGGAGATGGGCAATGGCGTGGCTCTGGTTCCGGGATTGACGGTGCGGACTGAGCTGCAGAGCGGCGCTCTGGTGAGGGTGCAGATTCCGGAGCTCCAGATCGAGCGTAAGTTAAGGCTGGTGTATCGAAAGCAGGCCAGCTTGTCACATGTAGCGCTCGCGTTTTTGAAGGTGGTGGAGGCGTATGCGGCGGCGCATGGCGATCCTTACTGTTTTCAGCCGGAACGGGGTATTTAG
- a CDS encoding Spy/CpxP family protein refolding chaperone, with product MKMTMFRNPFYKPMMRAGVLALCAATLSAAPMMAQDNTAPPPPPQQQDNMAPPPGGHAGRRGGHQVEMLTKRLNLTPDQVTQVKAIDADTMSQMKALREDTTTAQADKRSKMMEIRQASQDKIRNVLTDEQKTKYDAMLAKMKERRQNRRGGEDTAPPPPPPSAQQ from the coding sequence ATGAAGATGACGATGTTTCGTAATCCGTTTTATAAACCGATGATGCGGGCGGGCGTGTTGGCGCTCTGTGCCGCTACCCTGAGTGCGGCACCCATGATGGCGCAGGACAACACCGCTCCACCGCCGCCGCCACAGCAGCAGGACAATATGGCACCCCCGCCGGGCGGTCATGCTGGCAGACGAGGCGGACACCAAGTCGAGATGCTGACCAAGCGGCTGAACCTGACTCCCGATCAGGTGACACAGGTAAAGGCCATCGACGCCGACACCATGAGCCAGATGAAGGCCCTGCGTGAGGACACCACAACGGCGCAGGCGGACAAGCGAAGCAAGATGATGGAGATTCGTCAGGCATCGCAGGACAAGATTCGCAATGTGCTAACCGACGAGCAGAAGACGAAGTATGACGCCATGCTGGCGAAGATGAAGGAGCGCCGGCAGAATCGTCGAGGTGGCGAGGATACCGCACCGCCTCCACCTCCACCTTCCGCGCAACAGTAA
- a CDS encoding outer membrane beta-barrel protein, with translation MKKTILLLGALMLTAVAGYAQESRQDVSISASGIFAPEVHGNAIQKDTTTTLGLLASYRYMLTPRSALEVNYGYAQNTEKYIVSGKAQGGIHTLQSEYSAAYVYSLNFGKFNPFAEAGPGVMIYHPLLDNGTYQIDAKSNTEIGGLFGAGLAYEISPSFDIRAEYRGFVAKTPDYGLPGNIFKTDRYQVSSSPSIGIAYHF, from the coding sequence ATGAAGAAGACGATATTGTTGCTGGGAGCATTGATGCTGACAGCAGTTGCCGGTTATGCACAGGAGAGCCGGCAGGACGTAAGCATTAGTGCTTCAGGAATATTTGCGCCCGAAGTACACGGAAATGCCATTCAGAAAGATACGACCACGACCCTGGGCCTGCTTGCCAGCTACCGCTACATGCTGACGCCGCGCAGCGCGCTCGAAGTGAACTACGGATATGCGCAAAATACGGAAAAATACATCGTCTCCGGCAAGGCGCAGGGTGGGATTCATACGCTTCAGTCGGAGTACAGCGCGGCGTATGTTTACAGCTTGAACTTTGGAAAATTCAATCCGTTTGCCGAGGCTGGTCCGGGTGTGATGATTTATCACCCGCTGCTGGACAACGGGACTTACCAGATCGACGCTAAGTCGAACACAGAGATCGGCGGGCTGTTTGGGGCGGGTCTGGCTTATGAGATCAGCCCGAGCTTCGATATCCGTGCCGAGTATCGCGGCTTTGTGGCCAAGACGCCGGATTACGGTCTCCCGGGAAATATCTTTAAAACCGATCGGTATCAGGTCAGTTCGTCACCCTCGATCGGTATTGCGTATCACTTTTAG